tacatatcctgtttacatcgggctataaaaagcgagcacaTGCATCGTTCAgggccctcttgtatgctgtGGAGCGGAGGGACTAAGTTCGAACtcgcagtaaagatccttgccgcttggctttgactctggactctggtggtcttcttcagggaataaacggtctgggcataacaatagCTCCTGTTCGACTCAGGGCACCATGAAGCCTGACCTTACTTCTATCTCTAGAGGTTAGGATGGGCTTTATGTCCTTAATCCTGAAAAGGCAACAAACCCTGTCTCCCATCCACCCCAGGAACTGCACAGAATACTGGGGCTCAGCCTAGCAGCCCTCGACTATCTGAGTGACACGGAGCAGGAGAATTATGAGCCTGAGTCCTCTCGCCTCTGAAATGGGAGGTATTAGAATAGGAATGTTCTAGGGGTGATGAAGGCGCTGAGAGGAAAAGCActagatcaatgaaataaatggCTCCACTTAGCTAGAACTCAAAAAACACCTCTACTCCTAGGGGCATCCATCCTGTGGCGGGGAAATAGGTACCCTAAGGACCAGAAACCCAGGATCCCTTACCAGTGGTGCAGAAGCAGTTGGGGTCCATTTCAAGCCGTGGAGAGGTTGGAGATCCAAGCAAGAAGTTGAGAGCCTATGAGGCACACGTGGAAGGCGTGATGGGACCCCACAGCTGCTTTGATATTCAGGAGAAGAGGGCCTGGCGCAAAGGCCCCGCCCCCCGCTTGCACCCGCCGCGCTGAGTCCGCCCAGCCCGAGGTCCTGGGCTGGGCTGTGCGCAGTAGAAGGGTCAGGCGCACAGTTCCCTGAGTAGCGCTGGGTGCGCACCGCGGGACCACCTCCGCCCCCCGCTTTGGCGCACCGCTAACGGGCTTTGCGCCCGGGGTACGCCGTCTCCCGGAGGTACCGGCCGCTTTTCCCAGTTTCTCCGAAGTTGCCTTCCACCTTAGTCCCCGCGCGTTCCGGAAACCCAGCGTTGGCGTCTCGTTAGTCTCCCCCCGACCCCCGCACCGTTTTCAGCTCGGCCTGTCCGGAAGTCTGTGTGCAGCCACAGCCTCCCGCTCCCGGATCGGCAGAGTGCGGAGTGGGCAGCGGGCGGTAGCGAGCGAGTTGTGTGCAGAGCCCCCGCCACCAATGTGATTTTGGTTTCTCCTCGCCCGCGCCTTGCCTGTCCCTGTCCACACCGCGGTCCCTCGGACCTGCTCCTCCGTACACAGCAACACGGGGAACACGGGTCGGCCTGTCTCTCCCTTCCATTCTCCTCTGAGAGGATGTGGGGGCACATTTATCTAGGTCCTCCTTTGCAAATAAACCTCCATGCTCCCCACAGCCTAGCCGGGCTCCCCACTACCGGCTGGCAGTTCTGGACATGTGGGAAACCCCAAAAATGAGACGATTTCATGTGATGTGCTGACCTtgctttaaattaaaaagcaaaatagggGAAGTGGCAGGGGAGGTGGCGGGAagctgtagtccaagctacttaggaggctgaggcggaaggatcacctgagcccaggagtaggagtcctgcctggacaacacagggagtcaacgtctctaaaaaaataaaattaaaaagcaagacatCCAGTTATTTCTCTTCAGTATTCCTGACTAAGGCATAACATTGAGTCTATACCTGTCCCTTTCTAatcactttcattcattcacagcCAGCTCTGGAGTGACCCACCAGAGGAAGAACTCACCCTTCACTAtgggatggcaccaagccattcttTAGAGATCTGTCCTCAACCCTAAAACCTCCCAGTAGGCCCCACCTGCAATATTGGAGgacacatttcaacatgagatttggcagtgACAAAATGTCTAAATCATAGCCCCCATGTAGGATTCAAGAAACTAGGAAGTTGGGTTCCAGCACTATAGCCACTTTTAAGCCCAAAATCCAACGTGGATTTCAAGTTGTggaggaaaatcagaaaataaaaataaggggtGAAGTTTCTGTGCCACACTGGGAATGAGACGAAGCGACCATGTATGGCCCCCACAGTGCAATACCATTTTACAGAAATGTAAACTCAGTGAGGTAGCCTGGCTGGCCTGAAAGTTTTCACATTATTAGTGGCTCATATTTCCATCCAGAGCCTGGTATCTAAACTCGTGGTTTAACCCCCACCCAAGTCCATTTTCTCTAAGACACACAAAGAAGACCAGATTAAGATTCAAGTCAAAATTCTTTTATTGCCATtcacatatttaatataaaaagacaTGCAGAAAATGACTCAGggttgtattaaaaaaaaaaaatccaggttgTAAAGTTTGCTCTATTTACATCTGGGAGCAGAGCTGTCCCCACATCAGGCACAGCAGCTGCACTTCTCCAACGCCCCTTTGCAGATGCAGCCCTGGGCACACTTGGCACAgcccacagggcagcaggagcagcagcctgGGGAAGAAGGGGAGAGTGAGAGGTGGCAGTACACTGGACCAGGCACCTCCCTGCCCCAATAACAGGCCTGGTGCAAGCTCAGACGCCAGACTCAGAGGATGCTTTTTTCGTGTGGCACAGCTCTGTTCTGAAACCATAGGGGGTACAGTTGGTACAAGAGAAAAAGTTTTCCCTGCCCCATCTGAACTCAGGGCAGAAAGCCTGGAGAGGGAATGACATGGCCAACAGGGACAAAGGAAGCCTACTTCCCCAGAACCAGGCACTCAGTGTCAGCTTTGGGTTCCCTCCCAACCTTAGCCACAGCCCCAGATTCCTGGAGATGGCCCCGCACTCACTCTTCTTGCAGGAGGTGCATTTGCACTCTTTGCATTTGCAGGAGCCAGCGCAAGCGCAGGAGACAtctgaaaggaagagaaaaacgcAGTGGGCAGTGAGTGAGATGCAGAAGGTACAGCAGTGGGTCAATGAGTCTCCAGTGCCCCCTCCTCTGGGCAGGGCCAGCCCTCAGAGCTCCTTTCCCACTCAGGACAGAGGAACAGAGGCCCCATGTCCTCCCCACTCACACTGGGAAGCGCAAGCACCCTCCTGTTTTACCCCACCAGGATGGTCCCTGCTGCACACCCAACCCAGGAATACTGGGATTGCGAGCCAGAACCTTCTGTCCTGAACTCTGAAGACTCTATGTCTCCAGCCCCCTATCCACCCTGATTGCTCAGAGCCTGGAGGAGAACATTGGTGCCCAGCCAGCAGGACCCTGACCAACTGGGTGATGTGAAGCAGGACTGCCTTGAGCCTCAGTATCCTTAACTCCGACTTAGAGGCCCAGCGGGGAGGGCAGTGCTCTCAAAGGCGTGATCAGAAAGAAAGCACCTAAGGAAGTAAAGGAGTCCCCTTCTGCTCAGAACTTAAAATGCGACCTCCTCAAACCCAGAGACCCTCTGAACTGGGGCTGGGAAATGGGAATCCAAGGGCGCAGAGTCGGGCTTCTCTTACCAGTGGCGCAGGAGCAGTTGGGGTCCATTTCGAGCCGCGGTGAGGCTGGAGATCTTAGCGAGAAATGGAGAGACTGCAAGGCGCACGTGGACGGCGTGGTGGAGCGCCACAGCCTGGGGCTGCTTTTCTATTCAGGGAAGGGGGCCGGGCGCAGAGGCCCTGCCCCGCGCTTGCACCCGCCCTGCTGGGTTCGCGCCGCCTGCGGTCCTAGACTGGGCTGTGCGCCGCAGAAGGGCCGGGGGCACCATCTTCTGAGCTCCGCTGGGGAAGCGCCGCGACCGCTCCTTTGGCGCCCTTTAGCGCAGAGGGGCTGTGCGCCCGGCGGTACGCCCTGTCCCCGAGGTCCTGGCCGCCTCTCCCAGTTTCCTCGAGGTTGCCTTCCATCCTCCTCCCCGCGGGTTCCGGGACGCCAGCATTGGCGACGGGAGCGTCTCCACCCCACCCCTCGCCCGGCCGTTTTCAACTGGGCCTGTCCCGGAGTCCGGGTGCAGCCCTCCTGCTCCCGTCCCCGGATCGGCTGAGTGCGGAGCGGGGAGCCTGCGGTAGCGAGCGAGTTGTGTGCAGAGCACCCGCCACCGATGTGGCTTTCGTTTCTCCGCGTCCCCCCGCCTTGCCTGTCCCTGTCCACACCGTGGTCCCTCTGACCCGCTCCTCCGTACACAGCAACACGGGGAACACGAGTCGGCCTCTCTCTTCCGTCCATTCTCCTCGCCTGAGAGGATGTGTGGGCACATTTGTCCAGATCCTCCTTTGCAGATAAGTCTCCGTGCTCCCCACAGCCTAATGGGCCACCACAGTACCGCCTGGCAGTTCTGGACATGTGGGATGTCCCCAAAGAGAGATGACTTCAGATGACATGCAGACCCTGCTTTAAATTGAAAAGCAAGGTAGGGAAGGTGGTGGAAAggtgtagtcccacctacttaggaggctgaggcgggaggatcacttgagtcgaGGAGTTCGAGTCCTGCCTAGTCCACATAGCGAgtcactgtctctaaaaaaaataaaaagcaagacatCCAGTTATTTCTCTTCAATATATCTGATTATTGCATGACGTTGAGTCTACACCAGTCCCTTTTTAATCACTTTCATTCTTTGAATCCTCACAGCAATTCTAAAGGGAAATACTAATTATGAACCCGTTTTGCTAATCACAGGACTGCAAAGAAAAGAGTCCAAGTAACTGGCTGGTCGTCACAGAGGTAAACAGTTGTGCACTGATTTAAATCCAGCCAGCCTCTTAACGGAAAGTGTCCATGATCAAGCCTTCCTTTAGCCAAGGTATGTCATCAACACTTCTCTATtgctggaaattttttaaaaaacaggggctggcccagtggctcacacctgtaatcccacacttagGAAAGCCgaggctgatggatcacctgaggtcaggagttggagaccagcctggctaacatggcaaaaccctgtttccactaaaaatacaaaaattatcctggcttggtggcagtcgcctgtaatcccaggtgctcaggaggttgaggcaggaaaatcacttaaaccagggaggcagagtttgcagctTGGGCCATTTCACTGCAGCTGGGCAAAGAAgatgaaactctgtttcaaaaaataatgacGAAAAACCCCCAAATAAACAACAGGAAGCTACCAGCTCTACGATGGACAGTGGCAAAAGCAATCCATAagtgtaatacacacacacacacattaatttGGAACCATCTTCCATGTGTGAGACAAGATTGATTTTCACTTTCTCTGATGGAAAAGAGtttgattttcataaaatatgtgtATGAAAGTATTAATCATTTCAGtgtaaaatattaactaaaaaaTGGTGCAGGTGGTAACAGAAAGGGCAGTCATTCTTCTGTATCTGACATGAAGCAAAGAATCTTGCTCATAGCTTTATAACCCTAACGTTGATTACAATGTTATGGGAACACTGAATGGCTCTCTTTGGACCACAGGACACGTACTCATGTGGCAGAATAACAGGATACATAGTTGAGCACTCCAGGCCTTTgtgtgcaaataaataaatatccccTATGCGCCATAAAATGATCCAAAAAAGCAATAGCTAATATTATAGACCCCACACCCCTCACACCATTCTAAGTTGCTTGTAGGCATTAAATCCTGGGCTGGGCTGTGCGCCACAGAAGGGCCAGGGGACCCCTTTGGCGCCGGTTCATACAGGAGGGGCTGTGTGCCCGTGTCCCTGAGGTCGCGGCTGCCTTCCCCAGTTTCCTCAAAGTTGCCTTCCACCCACCTCCCCGCACGTTCTGGGATACCAGCCTTGGCTTCACAGGCGTCTCCTTTAATCCTATAAAGCAGAGGTTAGTATTACGCCCCTTGTGCAGTGGAGGAGACTGAGCCATAGACAGGTTGTGTCATGCAGCTAAAAGTAACAGAGGTGGGATTTGCACTCATGCATGCTGACCGCAGCATCATACACTCACCCACCACCCTCTGCCACCAAGTTACATGAGCGACAAGGACACGGAAAACCTAGCACAGAGGCAGCAATAGGAAGTGCACTCTGTGGACAGGAATGTCCCCCTGCACAGCTCTGTGACACCTCTGGGTTTCAATTCTCATCTGTCAAGCCAAGAGCAACATTCGTTGATCCCAAAGAGTCTTTGTATCTTTGAACTGAGATAGGCAAGATTTAGCATCCAGTGGCATCATAATCTACCAGCTGTGGCCAGGGCCACAGATCAGGTGTAGCATAGGTTCATTCATCCCTTGACTTCTGAGCTATGCGACATTGGGTAGGTTATTTAACTAATCTGGAAGACAACATAAACACTCCAGGCCCTGCATATTTGCTGTCCCAGTCTTGAGGCCTGTGGCTGTCGTTCCGGAGGTCATGTGATCAGATGATATGAAGGATGGGAATGGATTTTATGTCTGGTCAAATGTAGGGGCAGCATCTTATTGAAAAGCACTTTCCACAGAAGGTCGTCCACACTCCTGGCAGGGTCAGCCAGGTTGCAGTCCCATTCCTAGCATCCAGTTCACAGCAGTGCTTTCAAACCCGTAAGACTTCTCTTAGCTTTGGGATTTAACAGGCTTCATTCTCTTAAAAAGGCAGTGTAGAGAGAATGATCATCATTGCTACTATTTATTAAACCCTAGCCAGGGGCCAGATTATGCTGTCATGTAATCCCTGCGTTGAGATATAGTCTGCTTTCTACAAATAAG
This window of the Piliocolobus tephrosceles isolate RC106 unplaced genomic scaffold, ASM277652v3 unscaffolded_13797, whole genome shotgun sequence genome carries:
- the LOC113220808 gene encoding metallothionein-1E-like; this encodes MDPNCSCATDVSCACAGSCKCKECKCTSCKKSCCSCCPVGCAKCAQGCICKGALEKCSCCA